From Proteiniborus sp. MB09-C3, the proteins below share one genomic window:
- a CDS encoding ECF transporter S component, whose translation MNKKFSTKDLVLTGLLLALGLVFPMIFHLFGGTGPVFLPMHIPVLIGGFVLPPYLALLLGIITPLVSGTLTGMPVLFPMGVIMIFELGTYGLAASIATRKLKLSSIPSLIIAMIAGRIVAGIVVFVLASNFGVQLKALTFVKGGIITGLPGIVIQLIFIPSLMYALNKINRGANVNA comes from the coding sequence ATGAATAAAAAATTTTCAACAAAGGATTTAGTATTAACAGGATTACTATTAGCTTTAGGACTGGTTTTTCCAATGATATTCCACCTATTTGGAGGAACAGGACCAGTATTTTTACCTATGCATATACCAGTTTTAATAGGAGGATTTGTATTACCGCCATATCTAGCCCTATTGTTAGGTATTATTACTCCACTAGTTAGTGGTACGCTTACAGGAATGCCAGTTTTATTTCCTATGGGAGTAATAATGATTTTTGAACTAGGAACTTATGGATTAGCTGCTTCCATAGCTACTAGAAAATTAAAGCTTTCTTCTATACCCTCGCTTATTATAGCCATGATAGCTGGTAGAATAGTAGCAGGTATAGTAGTATTTGTGTTGGCATCAAATTTTGGAGTACAGTTGAAGGCCCTTACATTTGTTAAGGGAGGAATAATAACAGGACTTCCTGGCATAGTTATACAGTTAATATTTATTCCATCATTGATGTACGCATTAAATAAAATCAATAGAGGTGCTAATGTAAATGCATAG